A genomic segment from Chitinophaga flava encodes:
- the pbpC gene encoding penicillin-binding protein 1C yields the protein MNFQRFRHWCKRKKWWLTAAGVLLIAYYFCLPRHLFTSPTSFVLEDVNGDLLSASIAADGQWRFPFSAHVPDKFEKCILTYEDKRFYYHWGIDPLAISRAVRQNLRGSKVVSGGSTITMQVIRISRNKPRNIWQKIVEAVLATRLEFGASKKKIIALYAANAPFGGNVVGLEAAAWRYYGRKAEQLSWGEMAALAVLPNSPALVHPGRNRNVLLNKRNQLLNKLRQNKTIDSITCQLAKLEPLPEQPLPLPQDAPHLLDRFRQDYIQQKSDGPTRIKSTVEAALQKNVTAIAERYHSSYKANGINNAAVLVLDVETGNTLAYVGNIYNPADPELESHVDIIQARRSPGSTLKPVLYAAMLNDGLILPQTLIPDIPTQIAGYSPQNFDLGYDGAVPASRALARSLNIPAVRMLQMYRYERFHALLQKMGITTLNKPADHYGLSLILGGGETTLWEMCGMYASMARTLIHLEQYHGKYDMDDIHPPNYQVDIQRPSQYGLSKDGILSAGAIWYAFEAMTEVMRPGEELLWQQFSSSQRIAWKTGTSFGFRDGWAIGVTPKYVVGVWVGNADGEGRPGLIGVSTAAPILFDVFRLLHTGSWFTTPYAQLRKIEVCRKSGFRASELCDVKDSVYVPSAGIRSGVCPYHQLVHLDRTGQWRVTENCESPQFMQHRSWFILPPSQEFYYRGKNYYEPLPPYKPDCIASLGQDRAPMELIYPRPNARIFVPMEIDGQPGQTIFTATHRNSAGKIYWHLDNKFIGETVEFHQMAIHPPAGKHTITLVDENGERIEQSFEILDKERETK from the coding sequence ATGAACTTTCAACGATTCAGGCATTGGTGTAAAAGAAAAAAATGGTGGCTCACAGCAGCAGGAGTGCTGTTGATCGCCTATTACTTTTGCCTGCCCCGCCATTTGTTTACCAGCCCTACTTCTTTTGTACTGGAAGATGTGAACGGTGATTTACTCAGTGCCAGCATAGCCGCAGACGGACAATGGCGTTTTCCTTTTAGTGCCCATGTACCGGACAAATTTGAAAAATGTATCCTCACGTATGAGGATAAACGTTTTTATTACCACTGGGGAATAGATCCGCTGGCCATCAGCCGTGCCGTCCGGCAAAACCTGCGTGGCAGTAAAGTAGTCAGTGGTGGCAGCACCATCACCATGCAGGTGATCCGTATTTCACGCAATAAGCCCCGTAATATCTGGCAGAAGATAGTCGAGGCCGTACTGGCCACCCGCCTGGAATTTGGGGCTTCTAAAAAGAAAATCATTGCCCTCTATGCTGCCAACGCTCCTTTCGGAGGAAACGTAGTAGGGCTGGAAGCTGCCGCCTGGCGCTATTACGGCCGCAAAGCCGAGCAGCTGTCATGGGGGGAGATGGCCGCCCTGGCCGTATTGCCCAACAGTCCGGCCCTCGTACATCCCGGCCGTAACCGCAATGTGCTGCTCAACAAAAGAAATCAGCTGCTCAATAAACTCCGGCAAAACAAAACCATCGACAGCATCACCTGCCAGCTGGCCAAGCTGGAACCCTTACCCGAACAGCCTTTGCCGCTGCCACAAGACGCGCCCCACCTGCTGGACCGCTTCCGGCAGGATTATATACAACAAAAGTCTGATGGCCCCACCCGCATCAAAAGCACCGTGGAAGCTGCACTCCAGAAAAATGTGACCGCCATCGCAGAACGATACCACAGCAGCTATAAAGCCAACGGCATCAACAATGCCGCCGTGCTCGTACTCGATGTGGAAACAGGCAACACCCTCGCTTATGTAGGCAATATCTACAATCCCGCCGACCCAGAACTGGAAAGCCATGTGGATATCATTCAGGCCAGAAGAAGCCCAGGCAGCACACTGAAACCGGTCCTCTATGCCGCCATGCTCAACGACGGGTTAATACTGCCTCAGACACTGATACCAGATATCCCCACACAGATAGCCGGCTATTCGCCACAGAACTTCGACCTGGGCTATGATGGCGCCGTCCCTGCATCCAGGGCCCTGGCCCGATCTCTCAACATCCCCGCTGTACGGATGCTGCAGATGTACCGCTACGAACGTTTTCATGCCCTGCTGCAGAAAATGGGCATCACCACACTTAACAAACCAGCCGATCACTACGGCCTTTCCCTTATCCTCGGCGGCGGGGAAACCACCCTCTGGGAAATGTGCGGCATGTATGCCAGCATGGCCCGCACCCTGATCCACCTGGAACAATACCACGGCAAATACGATATGGACGATATCCATCCACCTAATTATCAGGTAGACATACAACGTCCTTCTCAATACGGACTCAGTAAAGATGGTATTCTCAGTGCTGGCGCCATCTGGTATGCCTTTGAAGCAATGACCGAAGTGATGCGACCCGGTGAAGAACTGTTATGGCAACAGTTTTCTTCCTCCCAGCGCATCGCCTGGAAAACAGGTACCAGCTTCGGCTTCCGCGACGGCTGGGCTATAGGAGTGACCCCCAAATACGTAGTAGGAGTGTGGGTCGGCAATGCCGACGGAGAAGGAAGACCCGGCCTCATCGGCGTATCTACCGCCGCACCTATCCTCTTCGATGTATTCCGTCTGTTACATACCGGCAGCTGGTTTACCACACCTTATGCGCAGCTCCGGAAAATAGAAGTCTGCCGCAAAAGCGGATTCCGGGCCAGCGAATTATGTGATGTGAAAGATTCCGTATATGTGCCATCAGCAGGCATCCGTTCCGGCGTATGCCCCTACCATCAGCTGGTGCACCTCGACAGGACAGGCCAGTGGCGCGTTACTGAAAACTGTGAATCGCCACAGTTTATGCAACACCGCTCCTGGTTTATCTTACCGCCATCTCAGGAATTTTATTACAGAGGCAAAAACTACTACGAGCCGCTGCCGCCTTATAAACCGGACTGCATTGCATCACTGGGGCAGGACAGAGCTCCGATGGAACTGATCTATCCAAGGCCCAATGCACGCATCTTTGTGCCCATGGAAATAGACGGCCAACCGGGCCAAACCATCTTTACCGCTACCCATCGCAACAGCGCCGGTAAAATATACTGGCATCTCGATAATAAATTCATCGGCGAAACAGTAGAGTTTCATCAGATGGCCATACATCCGCCTGCAGGTAAACATACCATCACACTGGTTGATGAAAACGGCGAAAGAATAGAACAGTCTTTTGAGATACTGGATAAAGAGAGAGAAACGAAATAA
- a CDS encoding replication-associated recombination protein A, translating into MQPLAERLRPVTLDELVGQEHLTGKDSILRKAIQQGKIPSMILWGPPGVGKTTIANIIAHTLQVPFYTLSAISAGVKEVREVIELARRQRHAVLFIDEIHRFNKSQQDALLGAVEKGIITLIGATTENPSFEVNAAVLSRSQVYVLKPLGPEELMELLRQAMERDEWLKTKNIELKETTALFNISGGDARKLLNLFELVVSTIQEDPVVITDQRVMDIAQQRVAIYDKSGEQHYDIISAFIKSIRGSDPNAAVYYLARMIEGGEDVKFIARRLVILASEDIGNANPNALLLATSCFQAVNLIGYPESRIILSQCVTYLAASAKSNAAYMAINSAMSIVSKTGDLPVPMHIRNAPTKMMKEMGYSKGYGYAHDYDNNFVEQEFLPEAIKGTKLYDPGKNPREDELRRHLKQLWKDKYNY; encoded by the coding sequence ATGCAGCCATTAGCAGAACGGTTAAGGCCTGTGACGTTAGATGAACTGGTGGGGCAGGAACACCTTACCGGCAAGGACAGTATCCTTCGAAAAGCCATCCAGCAGGGGAAGATACCTTCCATGATACTGTGGGGCCCTCCGGGCGTAGGAAAAACCACTATCGCCAATATCATTGCCCATACGTTACAGGTGCCTTTTTATACCCTCAGTGCTATTTCAGCAGGGGTAAAGGAAGTACGGGAAGTCATTGAACTAGCCCGGCGCCAGCGTCATGCCGTACTTTTTATAGACGAGATCCACCGCTTCAACAAATCTCAGCAGGATGCCCTTTTAGGGGCCGTAGAAAAGGGGATTATTACCCTGATAGGGGCTACCACCGAAAACCCCTCTTTCGAGGTAAATGCCGCGGTATTATCGCGTAGCCAGGTGTATGTACTGAAGCCATTGGGGCCTGAAGAACTGATGGAGCTGCTCCGGCAGGCCATGGAAAGGGATGAGTGGCTGAAAACAAAAAATATCGAATTAAAGGAAACCACCGCCCTCTTTAATATCTCCGGAGGAGATGCCCGTAAACTGCTCAACCTCTTTGAACTGGTAGTGAGCACCATCCAGGAAGACCCGGTCGTGATCACTGATCAGCGGGTAATGGACATCGCACAACAACGGGTAGCCATCTACGATAAAAGCGGGGAACAGCATTATGATATTATTTCCGCTTTTATCAAGAGCATCCGGGGCAGTGATCCTAATGCAGCCGTGTATTACCTGGCCCGTATGATAGAAGGAGGCGAAGATGTGAAGTTCATCGCCCGCCGTCTGGTGATACTGGCATCGGAAGATATCGGGAATGCCAATCCCAATGCGCTGTTGCTGGCCACCAGCTGTTTTCAGGCAGTGAACCTGATCGGTTATCCGGAATCCAGGATCATCCTGTCTCAATGTGTGACTTACCTGGCTGCTTCTGCCAAGAGCAACGCCGCTTATATGGCGATCAACTCAGCGATGTCTATAGTCTCCAAAACCGGTGATCTTCCCGTACCCATGCATATACGTAACGCACCTACGAAAATGATGAAGGAAATGGGATATAGCAAAGGTTACGGCTATGCTCATGACTATGATAACAATTTCGTGGAACAGGAATTCCTGCCGGAAGCTATCAAAGGCACCAAGTTGTACGATCCCGGTAAAAACCCACGGGAAGATGAGCTGAGAAGGCACCTGAAACAACTTTGGAAAGACAAGTATAATTATTAG
- a CDS encoding group III truncated hemoglobin produces the protein MEKKQITHRDDIMLLINSFYDKVKEDDVIGHIFNEIARVNWDTHLPVMYDFWEQLLLNSTNYGRNAMAPHFALNQRVPLESLHFDRWLLLFEGTVTELFTGEKADLAISRARSIRDIMQFKMQQINHPKL, from the coding sequence ATGGAGAAAAAGCAGATAACTCACCGTGATGATATTATGCTGTTGATCAACAGCTTTTATGATAAAGTGAAGGAAGACGATGTTATTGGCCATATCTTCAACGAGATTGCACGGGTCAACTGGGACACCCATCTGCCGGTGATGTATGATTTCTGGGAACAGTTGTTACTGAACAGTACCAATTACGGCAGAAATGCCATGGCACCGCATTTTGCACTGAATCAGCGGGTACCGCTGGAGTCGTTGCATTTTGACCGCTGGCTGTTGTTGTTTGAAGGTACGGTAACCGAACTATTCACCGGTGAAAAGGCAGATCTGGCTATCAGCCGTGCCCGTTCCATCAGGGATATTATGCAGTTCAAAATGCAGCAGATCAATCATCCCAAACTATAA
- a CDS encoding M13 family metallopeptidase, whose translation MNKNNTVKLPLLAAMVTFAACGTNTSTKQQETADTTKVPAFNVADIDTAYKACDDFDNYANGNWKKNNPIPSTESRWGAFNILDKQNKEVRLKGIITEITGKKELKKGTEEQQIADYYTSFLDTATIEKRGITPLKPYLDKIDGIKTLADWAAVTGELQKLGVSTFTGFGAEADAKNSKMNVLYQAQSGLSLGERSYYERPDSATKNVRNEFVNHVDKMFSLAGFPDVKPGTTVLGLETQLALIQLSNVELRDPVKTYNRSGYGELRTLAPDFDWDAFTKKQDIKADTVILQNKEYLTNANKLLKATPIDVLKTYTKWQLLTSFAGYLPKAFDEENFHFFGTVMTGKKAQKTRTERAIRSTDMKLGMPLGKLFAKKYFPESSKEKVSQMIENVRKVYGERIDKLTWMSDSTKQMAHKKLASFTYKIGYPDKWKDYSSIQIDKGTLLENAVSAMLWEHKDNIDKIGKPVDRSEWGMTPQTVNAYYNPLNNEVVFPAGILQPPFYNPNADDAINYGGIIAVIGHEFTHGFDDQGSQFDAEGNLKNWWTKTDRENFDKLTKRYVKYFSGIEVLPGFKINGSLTIGENVADLGGMTLAYYALKKSFEGKEEPKPIDGFTWQQRFFLGWAQVWHGNITDAALRQQIQIDPHSPARDRINGPLPHLKEFQDAWGCKAGDKMVLPDAERVTIW comes from the coding sequence ATGAATAAAAACAATACGGTAAAACTACCGTTACTGGCTGCCATGGTTACGTTTGCGGCCTGTGGCACCAACACCTCCACCAAACAGCAGGAGACTGCAGATACGACCAAAGTCCCCGCATTTAACGTAGCCGATATCGACACTGCTTACAAAGCTTGCGACGATTTCGACAATTACGCCAACGGCAACTGGAAAAAAAACAACCCCATCCCATCTACAGAAAGCCGTTGGGGTGCTTTCAACATCCTTGATAAACAAAACAAGGAAGTACGCCTCAAAGGAATCATTACCGAAATCACCGGTAAAAAAGAACTGAAAAAAGGTACCGAAGAGCAACAGATCGCAGACTACTACACCTCTTTCCTGGATACTGCCACCATCGAAAAACGCGGCATTACTCCACTGAAACCTTACCTGGACAAAATCGACGGCATTAAAACACTGGCTGACTGGGCCGCTGTTACCGGTGAACTCCAGAAATTAGGCGTGTCCACCTTTACTGGATTCGGCGCTGAAGCAGACGCCAAAAACAGTAAAATGAATGTCCTCTATCAGGCACAGAGCGGCCTCAGCCTCGGTGAAAGAAGCTACTACGAAAGACCGGATTCTGCCACTAAAAATGTGCGCAACGAATTCGTCAACCACGTAGATAAAATGTTCAGCCTCGCCGGTTTCCCTGATGTTAAACCAGGTACCACCGTACTCGGCCTCGAAACACAACTGGCCCTAATACAGCTCTCTAACGTAGAACTCCGCGACCCGGTTAAAACCTACAACCGCTCCGGATATGGCGAACTGAGAACACTCGCCCCTGACTTCGACTGGGACGCCTTCACAAAAAAACAGGATATCAAAGCAGATACCGTTATTCTCCAGAATAAGGAATATCTGACCAACGCCAATAAATTGCTGAAAGCAACGCCTATCGATGTATTGAAAACATACACCAAATGGCAGCTGCTCACCAGCTTCGCAGGATACCTGCCCAAAGCTTTCGATGAAGAAAACTTCCACTTCTTCGGTACTGTCATGACCGGTAAAAAAGCGCAGAAAACCCGCACCGAAAGAGCCATCCGCTCTACCGACATGAAATTGGGCATGCCGCTGGGTAAACTGTTCGCTAAAAAGTATTTCCCTGAAAGCAGCAAGGAGAAAGTATCCCAGATGATCGAAAACGTACGTAAAGTATACGGCGAAAGAATCGACAAACTCACCTGGATGAGCGACTCCACCAAACAAATGGCGCACAAAAAACTGGCCTCCTTTACCTACAAAATCGGTTACCCCGACAAATGGAAAGACTATTCCTCTATCCAAATCGATAAAGGAACACTGCTGGAAAATGCTGTATCTGCCATGCTGTGGGAACACAAGGATAATATCGACAAAATCGGTAAGCCTGTGGATAGAAGCGAATGGGGCATGACACCTCAAACCGTAAACGCTTATTACAACCCGCTCAACAACGAAGTAGTATTCCCTGCCGGTATCCTCCAGCCTCCTTTCTACAACCCGAATGCTGACGACGCAATCAACTACGGTGGTATCATCGCTGTAATCGGTCACGAATTCACCCACGGCTTCGACGACCAGGGCTCTCAATTCGATGCAGAAGGTAACCTGAAAAACTGGTGGACTAAAACTGACCGCGAAAACTTCGACAAACTCACCAAACGTTATGTCAAGTACTTCAGTGGCATCGAAGTACTGCCTGGATTCAAAATCAATGGCAGCCTCACCATCGGTGAAAACGTTGCTGACCTCGGCGGTATGACCCTTGCTTACTACGCACTGAAAAAATCCTTCGAAGGTAAAGAGGAACCCAAACCAATTGATGGATTCACATGGCAACAACGCTTCTTCCTCGGATGGGCCCAGGTATGGCACGGCAACATTACCGACGCCGCCCTGCGCCAGCAAATACAAATAGATCCTCACTCTCCTGCAAGAGACCGCATCAACGGCCCGCTGCCTCACCTGAAAGAATTCCAGGATGCATGGGGCTGCAAAGCTGGCGATAAAATGGTATTGCCTGATGCAGAAAGAGTAACCATCTGGTAA
- a CDS encoding transporter family protein: MKKLFFIMAILMPVSIMACDICGCSASGYQLGILPQYHKNFIGLRYGYRQFRSTHPTELGNTMNHESREYYHTTELWGRWYATKRLQLFAFVPYQYFKREEGKSITTVSGLGDITLMANYTLIDNNWNLGKKWHHVFQAGGGIKLPTGKTGIPDEGGNIYQNFQPGSRSTDFVVNAVYTLRRSKWGINTDASYRINTNNKEDYRFGNRFNTSLRGFMYQPLSKTVALQPYAGLMYEHAAGDHQQQKTKEYTGGDMLHTSIGADVYFKRFSAGVQAQLPVYQHLSDGYNKTYARLSATVNFFF, translated from the coding sequence ATGAAAAAGTTATTTTTCATCATGGCCATTCTTATGCCTGTATCCATCATGGCCTGCGATATCTGCGGATGCTCTGCCAGCGGCTACCAGCTGGGAATACTGCCGCAATATCACAAAAACTTTATCGGCCTGCGTTATGGTTATCGTCAGTTCAGATCTACCCATCCTACAGAGCTGGGCAACACCATGAATCATGAATCAAGAGAGTATTATCATACCACTGAACTATGGGGTAGATGGTATGCTACCAAAAGATTACAGCTGTTTGCCTTTGTCCCTTATCAATACTTTAAACGGGAAGAAGGAAAAAGCATCACCACCGTTTCTGGTCTGGGAGATATTACCCTGATGGCCAACTATACACTCATCGATAACAACTGGAACCTCGGTAAAAAGTGGCACCATGTGTTTCAGGCAGGTGGCGGTATCAAGCTTCCTACCGGCAAAACAGGCATCCCTGATGAAGGTGGCAATATCTATCAGAACTTCCAGCCAGGAAGCCGTAGTACCGACTTTGTGGTGAATGCTGTGTATACACTGCGTCGCAGCAAATGGGGTATTAATACAGATGCCAGCTATCGTATTAATACCAACAACAAAGAAGATTACCGCTTTGGCAATCGCTTCAATACATCACTGCGTGGCTTCATGTACCAGCCGCTCAGCAAAACAGTAGCCCTGCAACCCTATGCGGGTCTGATGTATGAACATGCTGCCGGCGACCATCAGCAACAAAAAACCAAGGAATATACCGGTGGCGACATGTTGCATACCAGCATCGGCGCTGATGTATATTTCAAACGTTTCTCTGCAGGCGTACAGGCTCAACTGCCCGTATATCAGCACCTGTCTGATGGTTATAATAAAACATATGCCCGGTTATCTGCTACCGTTAATTTCTTCTTCTAA